In a single window of the Platichthys flesus chromosome 5, fPlaFle2.1, whole genome shotgun sequence genome:
- the LOC133954472 gene encoding ADP-ribosylation factor-binding protein GGA1-like codes for MAAAPPEEVSLESRINKATNPLNKESDWDNIKGFCDQLNNEPEGPQLATRLLAHKIQSPQEWEALQALMVLETCMKSCGKRFHVEVGKFRFLNELIKVVSPKYLGARAPDPVKKKVLEMVYSWTVKLPEEIKIADAYQMLKKQGIVKQDPVLPDDEPLPPPPPRAKSAVFEDEEKSKTLSRLLNSTHPEDLRAANKLIKEMVQEDQKRVEKVSKRVNAIQEVKESVSLLSQLLEGYSKESCSQSNQELIKDLYLRCEKMRPTLFRLASDTEDNDEALADILQANDSLTQVINLYRQLVKGEEITKDGTSMPSQPGNSSSALLDLMGLNASANPSNLQTLTQNVGISLLDDELMSLGLNVAENYDSQNSLQSADSTESSAPSASTAVLLPAVVQTQHAPPAGGSTAPPKAMEELDLLGKTLMQQSLPPESQQVKWDKVQPHSRVTLRDLQTMSHTSPRSAPPANTTSSAPGPGPTSGLSVQSEQPDALLLSNLSLTAAGDLYDSISLSDVTVPLESIKPSSLLPVTVFDKHSLRVLFTFARDCPPSRPDVLVVIISMLSSAPSLVTNIRFQAAVPKVMKVKLQPPSSTELPAFNPILPPAAITQILLLANPHKEKVRLRFKLTFNLGDKSHDESGDVDQFPPPNTWGNL; via the exons ATGGCGGCGGCGCCTCCAGAAGAGGTTAGCCTGGAGTCTCGAATCA ACAAGGCCACCAACCCTCTGAACAAGGAGAGTGACTGGGACAATATCAAGGGGTTTTGTGATCAGCTCAACAATGAACCAGAAGG TCCTCAGCTTGCAACCAGACTTCTGGCCCACAAAATCCAGTCTCCTCAGGAGTGGGAGGCTTTGCAAGCGCTTATG GTCCTTGAAACGTGCATGAAGAGCTGTGGGAAGCGATTCCACGTTGAAGTGGGAAAGTTTCGTTTTCTCAATGAGCTCATCAAGGTAGTTTCACCCAAG TATTTAGGTGCCCGGGCTCCGGATCCAGTGAAGAAGAAAGTGTTAGAGATGGTGTACAGCTGGACGGTGAAGCTGCCAGAGGAGATCAAGATAGCAGACGCGTATCAGATGCTGAAAAAGCAGG gTATTGTCAAACAGGATCCTGTGCTTCCTGATGACGAGCCCCTCCCACCCCCTCCACCTAGAGCTAAAAGTGCAGTTtttgaggatgaagagaaatcCAAG ACGCTGTCTCGCTTATTGAACAGCACTCACCCAGAAGATCTAAGAGCAGCAAACAAGCTCATTAAGGAAATGGTTCAGGAA GATCAAAAGCGGGTGGAAAAGGTATCGAAGCGGGTGAACGCCATccaggaggtgaaggagagcgTCAGCCTGCTGAGCCAGCTGCTGGAGGGCTACAGTAAGGAGAGCTGCTCCCAGAGCAACCAGGAACTCATTAAG GATCTGTACCTGCGCTGTGAAAAGATGAGGCCCACCCTTTTCCGATTGGCCAGCGACACGGAGGATAACGACGAAGCTCTGG CGGATATATTACAGGCCAATGACAGCTTGACACAGGTCATCAATCTGTACAGACAGCTGGTGAAGGGGGAGGAGATAACAAAAGATGGCACATCAATGCCCTCACAACCAG GCAACAGTAGCTCAGCACTCTTGGATCTGATGGGGCTGAATGCATCAGCCAACCCCTCCAACCTACAGACCCTTACTCAGAATGTTGGTATCAGCCTCTTGGATGATGAACTCATGTCTCTGG GATTGAATGTAGCGGAGAACTACGACTCCCAGAACTCTCTTCAG TCTGCTGATAGCACAGAATCTTCTGCTCCATCGGCATCGACTGCAGTGTTGCTACCAGCCGTGGTCCAGACACAGCATGCTCCGCCAGCAGGGGGCTCCACTGCTCCTCCTAAAGCCATGGAAGAGCTGGATCTGCTGGGGAAGACATTAATGCAGCAGTCCCTACCTCCAGAGAGCCAGCAGGTCAAATg GGATAAGGTCCAGCCTCACTCCAGAGTCACTTTACGAGATCTCCAGACCATGTCCCACACCAGTCCTAGATCCGCTCCCCCTGCAAACaccacctcctctgctccaggTCCAGGGCCCACGTCCGGCCTGtccgtccaatcagagcagcccGACGCTCTCCTCCTTTCTAACCTCAGTCTCACAGCTGCTGGCGACCTCTATGACAGCATCTCTCTAAGTGACGTTACTGTGCCTCTGGAGTCAATCAAACCAA GCAGCCTGTTGCCAGTGACCGTATTCGATAAACACAGTCTCCGGGTTTTGTTCACCTTTGCCCGTGACTGTCCTCCGTCCCGGCCGGACGTGCTGGTGGTGATCATCTCCATGCTGTCATCCGCCCCCAGTCTCGTCACCAACATCCGCTTTCAGGCTGCTGTGCCCAAG GTGATGAAAGTGAAGCTGCAGCCTCCCTCTAGTACTGAGCTCCCAGCCTTCAACCCCATCCTGCCTCCAGCTGCCATCACACAGATCCTGCTGCTGGCCAACCCACACAAg GAAAAAGTACGTTTGCGGTTCAAGCTGACGTTCAACCTGGGGGACAAATCTCATGACGAATCTGGTGATGTGGACCAGTTTCCCCCTCCCAACACCTGGGGGAACCTttag
- the LOC133954471 gene encoding probable ATP-dependent RNA helicase DDX17 yields the protein MRGGSSYGDRGRDRGRDRPRFGATSGRGGPMKFGNPGERLHKKKWNMDELPKFEKNFYAEHPEIQHISQYDMEEYRRKKEITIRGTGCPKAVTAFHQAQFPQYVMDVLMHQNFKEPTAIQSQGFPLALSGRDMVGIAQTGSGKTLAYLLPAIVHINHQPYLERGDGPICLVLAPTRELAQQVQQVAFDYGKSSRIKSTCVYGGAPKGPQIRDLERGVEICIATPGRLIDFLEGGKTNLRRCTYLVLDEADRMLDMGFEPQIRKIVDQIRPDRQTLMWSATWPKDVRQLAEDFLRDSVQINVGALELSANHNILQIVDVCMENEKDHKLFQLMEEIMAEKENKTIIFVETKKRCDDLTRRMRRDGWPAMCIHGDKSQPERDWVLTEFRSGKAPILIATDVASRGLDVEDIKFVINYDYPNSSEDYVHRIGRTARSTNKGTAYTFFTPGNMRQARDLVRVLAEARQAINPKLLQLVDNRGGGGGGGRMRYRGSNGNNPNLMFHGESEHRMRPGGGAGGSSSKDGRSGFSRDNRNSRDGDRSNSSSSSSYRDRSDRRNSFNSGSDQYQSYSGSSGYNSRPNTQSAASGSQDQSGQPQGQFGQPPPPPVPTGGPVPLMAQQFAVQQPPLLGFMGQPPYPFASPPPPPGPPPPRK from the exons ATGAGAGGAGGCTCGTCTTATGGAGACAGGGGCAGAGACCGTGGGCGAGACAG GCCACGGTTTGGGGCCACGAGCGGTCGAGGCGGACCCATGAAGTTTGGGAATCCAGGAGAGCGTCTCCACAAGAAGAAGTGGAACATGGACGAGCTGCCAAAGTTTGAGAAGAATTTCTATGCTGAACACCCTGAGATCCAACACATTAGTCAG TATGACATGGAAGAGTATCGCAGGAAGAAGGAGATCACCATCAGAGGCACTGGCTGTCCAAAAGCTGTCACTGCTTTCCACCAGGCGCAGTTTCCTC AGTATGTGATGGATGTGCTGATGCATCAGAACTTTAAGGAGCCCACAGCGATCCAGTCTCAGGGCTTCCCTTTGGCCCTGAGCGGCAGGGACATGGTGGGAATCGCTCAGACTGGCTCTGGAAAGACCCTGGCT TATCTCCTCCCTGCTATTGTGCACATCAACCATCAGCCCTATCTGGAGAGGGGAGATGGACCGATT TGTCTGGTGCTGGCCCCGACCAGAGAGCTGGCTCAGCAGGTTCAGCAGGTGGCATTCGACTATGGCAAGAGCTCTCGTATCAAAAGCACCTGCGTCTATGGCGGAGCACCCAAAGGACCACAGATAAGGGACCTCGAGAGGG GTGTTGAGATCTGCATTGCTACACCTGGCCGTctcattgatttcctggagggGGGGAAGACTAACCTGCGTCGCTGCACCTACCTCGTGCTGGATGAGGCGGACCGCATGTTGGACATGGGCTTTGAGCCACAGATTCGCAAGATTGTTGATCAAATCAGG CCCGACAGGCAGACACTGATGTGGAGTGCGACCTGGCCGAAGGATGTTCGGCAGCTTGCTGAGGACTTCCTGAGGGACTCAGTGCAGATTAATGTTGGCGCTCTGGAACTCAGCGCCAACCACAACATCCTGCAGATAGTTGATGTCTGCATGGAGAATGAAAAGGACCACAA actTTTTCAGCTCATGGAGGAAATTATGGctgagaaggaaaacaaaaccatTATCTTTGTGGAGACCAAGAAGCGTTGTGATGATCTCACCAGGAGAATGAGGCGGGACGG ATGGCCAGCCATGTGTATTCATGGAGACAAGAGCCAGCCAGAAAGAGATTGGGTTCTCACAG AATTCCGTAGTGGAAAAGCTCCCATACTGATCGCTACTGATGTCGCCTCTCGTGGTCTGG ACGTGGAAGACATCAAGTTCGTCATCAACTACGATTACCCAAACTCCTCTGAGGATTACGTCCACCGCATCGGACGTACAGCCCGCAGTACCAATAAAGGCACTGCCTACACCTTTTTCACCCCGGGTAACATGCGTCAGGCCCGAGACCTTGTGCGGGTGTTGGCGGAGGCCCGACAGGCCATCAACCCAAAACTGCTTCAACTTGTGGACAAccgtggtggaggtggaggcg GTGGCAGAATGCGTTACCGTGGCAGCAACGGCAACAACCCCAACCTTATGTTCCACGGAGAGTCTGAGCACCGCATGCGTCCGGGTGGAGGCGccggtggcagcagcagcaaagatgGACGCAGCGGGTTCAGTCGTGACAACCGCAACAGCCGTGATGGAGACCGCTccaattcctcctcctcttcctcctacagGGACAGAAGTGATCGCAGGAACAGCTTCAACTCGGGGTCAGATCAGTACCAGAGTTACAGCGGCAGCAGTGGCTACAACTCCCGTCCCAACACCCAATCAGCAGCCAGTGGAAGTCAGGATCAGTCAGGTCAGCCACAAGGTCAGTTTGGccagcctccccctcctcctgtgCCAACAGGGGGGCCAGTGCCCCTCATGGCGCAGCAGTTTGCTGTGCAACAGCCCCCCCTATTGGGCTTCATGGGGCAGCCGCCGTACCCTTTCgcctctccgcctcctcctccaggcccTCCACCTCCCAGGAAGTAG
- the ntan1 gene encoding protein N-terminal asparagine amidohydrolase isoform X1, translated as MPLLIQKRGLDRLNSTAELFEKHPHLQDSARAFRSRPLVDVDPKCLLYVQQREFAATTPADDHVSVLGSDDATTCHLVVLRHTGSGAVCLAHCDGSSTWSEIPHLVKSVTSLSKVSKEGRLELHLIGGFNDESKTSHNLSLNILAAFHKQKEDIHLETCCITEMNDVVVDGNHRPIVYGIGVNVKTGDLFPSSFSHKGPAEELRSARTFTGGQMAEVYDSSRGRVKIGPCEWSSNMDIAFWLSQNDDTILKYLSTSPMAEPPHFVQHMKSTIKFLLEHPDSDSLFPGGQPQLYHRTEAGDWERAVQS; from the exons ATGCCTTTGTTAATTCAGAAAAGAGGGTTAGACCGCTTGAACTCCACAGCGGAACTGTTCGAGAAACATCCTCatttacag GATAGTGCAAGAGCGTTTCGCTCGAGGCCACTTGTTGATGTCGACCCAAAGTGCCTCCTGTATGTCCAACAACGAGAGTTTGCTGCAACGACCCCAGCAGACG ATCATGTTTCGGTCCTTGGATCTGACGACGCCACCACCTGCCATTTGGTTGTTCTGCGACACACTG GAAGTGGAGCTGTCTGCCTCGCTCACTGTGATGGTTCCAGCACTTGGTCTGAAATCCCACACCTGGTGAAGTCCGTCACGTCGCTGAGTAAAGTCAGTAAGGAGGGCAG ACTTGAGCTCCACCTTATTGGGGGATTCAACGATGAGTCCAAGACATCCCATAATCTCAGCCTTAACATACTGG CAGCGTTTCATAAACAGAAAGAGGATATTCATCTGGAAACATGTTGCATCACAG AAATGAacgatgttgttgttgatgggAATCATAGACCGATAGTGTATGGAATAG GTGTAAATGTTAAAACAGGGGATCTTTTCCCTTCATCATTCTCTCACAAAGGACCTGCAGAGGAGCTGCGATCAGCACGGACCTTCACTGGAGGACAG ATGGCTGAAGTATATGACTCAAGTCGCGGACGTGTCAAAATTGGCCCCTGCGAGTGGTCTTCAAATATGGATATTGCCTTCTGGTTGTCCCAAAATGACGACACAATTTTAAAG TACCTGTCCACTTCTCCAATGGCCGAACCGCCGCACTTCGTCCAGCACATGAAGTCCACCATCAAGTTCCTTTTAGAGCATCCCGACTCCGATAGCCTGTTTCCTGGTGGTCAGCCACAGCTCTATCACAGGACTGAGGCGGGGGACTGGGAGAGGGCTGTCCAGTCATAG
- the ntan1 gene encoding protein N-terminal asparagine amidohydrolase isoform X2 produces MPVYQRTDATEDSARAFRSRPLVDVDPKCLLYVQQREFAATTPADDHVSVLGSDDATTCHLVVLRHTGSGAVCLAHCDGSSTWSEIPHLVKSVTSLSKVSKEGRLELHLIGGFNDESKTSHNLSLNILAAFHKQKEDIHLETCCITEMNDVVVDGNHRPIVYGIGVNVKTGDLFPSSFSHKGPAEELRSARTFTGGQMAEVYDSSRGRVKIGPCEWSSNMDIAFWLSQNDDTILKYLSTSPMAEPPHFVQHMKSTIKFLLEHPDSDSLFPGGQPQLYHRTEAGDWERAVQS; encoded by the exons ATGCCAGTCTATCAAAGAACAGATGCAACTGAA GATAGTGCAAGAGCGTTTCGCTCGAGGCCACTTGTTGATGTCGACCCAAAGTGCCTCCTGTATGTCCAACAACGAGAGTTTGCTGCAACGACCCCAGCAGACG ATCATGTTTCGGTCCTTGGATCTGACGACGCCACCACCTGCCATTTGGTTGTTCTGCGACACACTG GAAGTGGAGCTGTCTGCCTCGCTCACTGTGATGGTTCCAGCACTTGGTCTGAAATCCCACACCTGGTGAAGTCCGTCACGTCGCTGAGTAAAGTCAGTAAGGAGGGCAG ACTTGAGCTCCACCTTATTGGGGGATTCAACGATGAGTCCAAGACATCCCATAATCTCAGCCTTAACATACTGG CAGCGTTTCATAAACAGAAAGAGGATATTCATCTGGAAACATGTTGCATCACAG AAATGAacgatgttgttgttgatgggAATCATAGACCGATAGTGTATGGAATAG GTGTAAATGTTAAAACAGGGGATCTTTTCCCTTCATCATTCTCTCACAAAGGACCTGCAGAGGAGCTGCGATCAGCACGGACCTTCACTGGAGGACAG ATGGCTGAAGTATATGACTCAAGTCGCGGACGTGTCAAAATTGGCCCCTGCGAGTGGTCTTCAAATATGGATATTGCCTTCTGGTTGTCCCAAAATGACGACACAATTTTAAAG TACCTGTCCACTTCTCCAATGGCCGAACCGCCGCACTTCGTCCAGCACATGAAGTCCACCATCAAGTTCCTTTTAGAGCATCCCGACTCCGATAGCCTGTTTCCTGGTGGTCAGCCACAGCTCTATCACAGGACTGAGGCGGGGGACTGGGAGAGGGCTGTCCAGTCATAG
- the LOC133954474 gene encoding mpv17-like protein, producing MLKALVRHVRRYPWASNVTVYGCLFAGGDLVHQLLSRRDNVDWSHTRNVAVVGFGFHGNFSFFWMRFLERRFPGNSARMVLRKLLLDQSIAGPLATSVFYTGVSFLEGKEDVFEDWRNKFLNTYRTGLMYWPFMQFLNFAFVPLFVRTTFTGCCAFVWAIFLCFSQQSGDGTAGAALKWMFSNQQEESEATKEKVETEVKEGTAAPKSTQN from the exons ATGTTGAAGGCGCTGGTGAGACACGTCCGTCGGTACCCGTGGGCCTCTAACGTCACGGTGTACGGGTGTCTGTTCGCGGGGGGGGACCTGGTGCACCAGCTGCTCTCGCGCAGGGACAACGTGGACTGGAGCCACACGCGCAACGTCGCCGTGGTCGGGTTCGGTTTCCATGGCAACTTCAGTTTCTTCTGGATGCGCTTCCTGGAGCGGAGGTTCCCCGGCAACTCTGCCAGGATGGTGCTGAGGAAGCTGCTCCTGGACCAGTCCATAGCCGGGCCCCTGGCCACCAGTGTCTTCTAcacag GTGTCAGCTTCTTGGAAGGAAAGGAGGACGTCTTTGAAGACTGGAGAAACAAATTCCTGAATACATATAGG ACGGGGCTGATGTACTGGCCGTTCATGCAG TTTCTGAACTTTGCCTTCGTGCCTCTATTCGTCCGGACCACTTTCACCGGCTGCTGCGCCTTCGTCTGGGCCATATTCCTGTGTTTCTCACAGCAGAGCGGCGATGGCACGGCCGGTGCGGCTCTGAAATGGATGTTCTCCAATCAACAGGAGGAATCAGAAGCCACAAAGGAGAAAGTGGAAACTGAAGTCAAGGAGGGAACAGCAGCGCCTAAATCTACTCAGAACTGA